From the genome of Papaver somniferum cultivar HN1 chromosome 2, ASM357369v1, whole genome shotgun sequence, one region includes:
- the LOC113353319 gene encoding omega-hydroxypalmitate O-feruloyl transferase-like: protein MSTINEALKVNLDVEIKGEATLVSPAEETPKGSYLLSNLDMAPVMVQTIYCFNKTFDNEMDAAQTIKEGLAKVLVYYYPLAGRLTMNEKHKFMINCTGEGALFLEAEANCTLEEIDDFMKPESVTLGRLCYDAGGAQNPALLAAQVTKFKCGGFVFALSMNHIMFDGIGAMEFVNSWGEITRGLPLSNPPYLDRTLLRARNPCKVEFNYGLEEIVDISNTVSPLEEEMLINKSFVFHPEKLDQLKKKAMEDGVLKKCTTFETLTAFTWRAQTKSLGLHPDQQVRILFAVNARSKLNPPLPEGYFGNAVLYMSCQSSAEMLDRPLSSTIWKIQETINSVTNNYVRSAIDFLEEHKGMPVMTHSTFVSAWSRLAFHSVDFGWGVPFYSGPLNVPRNSVLFLPCGKDRKGINVFLSLTASSMKVFEELIEV from the exons ATGTCGACCATCAATGAAGCACTTAAGGTGAATCTTGATGTGGAGATCAAAGGAGAGGCAACGTTGGTTTCTCCAGCTGAGGAGACACCTAAGGGTTCATATTTATTGTCTAACCTCGACATGGCTCCGGTTATGGTTCAAACTATTTACTGTTTTAACAAAACTTTTGATAATGAAATGGATGCTGCTCAGACCATCAAAGAGGGCTTAGCAAAAGTTCTTGTTTACTACTACCCTCTTGCTGGACGTCTAACAATGAATGAGAAGCACAAGTTTATGATCAATTGCACGGGTGAAGGTGCTCTTTTTCTGGAGGCCGAGGCCAACTGTACGTTGGAAGAGATCGATGACTTTATGAAACCCGAATCTGTTACTCTAGGGAGACTTTGCTACGACGCTGGTGGTGCACAAAATCCTGCTCTACTTGCAGCTCAG GTGACCAAGTTCAAGTGCGGGGGATTTGTTTTTGCATTAAGCATGAATCACATTATGTTTGACGGAATTGGAGCAATGGAGTTTGTGAATTCATGGGGTGAAATTACAAGAGGGTTGCCACTATCGAACCCACCGTACCTGGATCGAACCTTGCTGAGAGCTCGCAACCCATGTAAAGTAGAATTTAATTATGGGCTCGAAGAAATCGTGGACATATCAAATACTGTGTCTCCGTTGGAAGAAGAAATGCTTATCAACAAGTCCTTTGTTTTTCACCCAGAGAAGCTAGACCAACTCAAGAAAAAAGCCATGGAAGATGGGGTTCTGAAAAAGTGTACTACTTTTGAGACGCTCACTGCTTTCACGTGGAGAGCTCAAACTAAATCTTTGGGACTCCATCCCGATCAACAAGTAAGGATACTCTTTGCCGTTAATGCACGTTCTAAGTTGAACCCCCCTTTACCAGAAGGATACTTTGGCAACGCTGTCTTGTACATGAGTTGCCAGTCTAGTGCTGAGATGCTAGACCGCCCATTGTCATCAACAATATGGAAAATTCAAGAAACCATTAATTCGGTAACAAACAATTACGTCAGGTCTGCCATAGATTTTCTCGAAGAACATAAGGGGATGCCTGTTATGACGCATTCCACATTCGTAAGTGCTTGGTCTAGGTTAGCATTCCATAGTGTAGATTTTGGTTGGGGAGTGCCGTTTTATTCAGGTCCTTTGAATGTGCCTAGAAATTCAGTATTGTTTTTGCCTTGTGGAAAAGACAGGAAAGGCATAAATGTGTTTCTTAGCTTGACGGCTTCTTCGATGAAGGTCTTCGAAGAATTAATTGAAGTCTAG